One segment of Glandiceps talaboti chromosome 21, keGlaTala1.1, whole genome shotgun sequence DNA contains the following:
- the LOC144451576 gene encoding apolipoprotein D-like codes for MAVTHVVFLLVSLCVVTNGQVFNWGKCPNVTLQQDFDVTSYMGTWYEITKFPAAFQQMLKCTKAIYQLKDNGHVRVQNEGINELLGTTTAIVGDAYAPDPRVPEQLKIKFFWWQPPGDYWVLRTDYESYAVVYTCTDYFGLSRVEFAWILSRERTLDEDTLASIVTDIESMGIDVSYFVPTDQTECDDVEKEVEIGPLIRRLRP; via the exons ATGGCAGTGACGCACGTCGTGTTTCTGCTAGTCTCTCTCTGCGTTGTTACAAATGGCCAAGTTTTCAACTGGGGCAAATGTCCAAATGTCACTCTCCAGCAAGACTTCGACGTCACTAGTTATATGGGTACATGGTACGAAATCACGAAGTTTCCTGCCGCATTCCAGCAGATGTTGAAGTGCACCAAGGCGATTTATCAACTCAAAGACAATGGACACGTTCGCGTTCAAAATGAAGGCATTAACGAATTATTGGGAACAACCACTGCGATCGTAGGAGATGCATATGCACCAGACCCACGAGTACCAGAGCAACTTAAAATAAAGTTCTTTTGGT GGCAACCTCCGGGTGATTACTGGGTACTTCGCACAGATTATGAATCATATGCTGTTGTTTATACCTGTACTGACTACTTTGGTTTGAGCCGAGTGGAATTTGCCTGGATCCTTAGCAGAGAGCGTACCCTCGATGAAGACACCCTTGCGTCAATCGTGACTGACATAGAGTCGATGGGTATTGACGTCAGCTACTTCGTACCAACGGATCAAACGGAATGTGATGACGTCGAGAAAGAAGTAGAGATCGGTCCATTGATAAGGAGACTTAGACCATAA